Proteins encoded in a region of the Halorhabdus tiamatea SARL4B genome:
- a CDS encoding lamin tail domain-containing protein: MDGRRLLVVLVVGVLLALAGCSGTTTDATPAETLIETTTLTDATTPTASPATTPGETSSTTPTDPDGTLSVHYLNVGQGSATLVVGPTGETMLIDSGDWRDDGEIVLDYLRQLDIDGLDYLVTSHADADHIGGHAAVIEYFETEGEGIGAVYDPGITSTSNTYERYLDAIEDYNVTLYQTRAGDEIPLKNVNAQVLAPPEDYIANGDRNENSLVMRLAFGKTSMLLPGDGETASEEYLRTEYGDALNVSVLAAGHHGSQSSTGDAFLDTTAPQIAVISSAYDSQYGHPDEAVLQRLAERSIRTYWTATHGNIQLRTNGSALTVATQAVAPTSPLDLRDGSPVEPGNTDPLEDRTIVSTTGTVTTPVATDGGSTTPTATETPTATTTPTATETPTATATPTATESGTLAIAEIHEDAQGTERENLNDEYVVFENTGDEALDLSGWTVDDAADHTYTFPSGFTLDPGAQVTLHTGSGTDSATDLYWGSGSPIWNNAGDTVFVHDDEGTPVLTEEY, translated from the coding sequence ATGGATGGCAGACGTCTTCTCGTGGTTCTCGTCGTCGGAGTCCTGCTGGCACTAGCCGGCTGCAGTGGGACGACGACGGACGCCACGCCTGCAGAGACCCTGATCGAGACGACGACACTCACCGACGCCACTACGCCGACGGCCAGCCCAGCGACTACGCCCGGCGAGACATCGTCCACCACTCCGACCGACCCCGACGGTACGCTGTCGGTCCACTATCTCAACGTTGGCCAGGGCTCGGCGACCCTCGTCGTCGGGCCGACCGGCGAGACGATGCTAATTGATTCCGGTGACTGGCGCGATGATGGTGAGATTGTCCTCGATTATCTTCGCCAGCTCGATATCGACGGCCTCGACTACCTCGTCACCTCCCATGCTGACGCCGACCACATCGGCGGCCACGCGGCTGTCATCGAATACTTTGAGACCGAAGGCGAAGGTATCGGCGCCGTGTATGATCCCGGGATCACCTCGACGTCGAATACCTATGAACGCTATCTTGACGCGATCGAAGACTACAACGTCACCCTCTATCAGACCCGTGCCGGCGACGAGATCCCGCTCAAGAACGTCAATGCCCAGGTTCTCGCCCCGCCTGAAGACTACATCGCCAATGGCGACCGCAACGAGAACAGCCTCGTCATGCGACTTGCCTTTGGGAAGACCAGCATGCTGTTACCCGGCGACGGTGAGACCGCCAGCGAGGAATATCTCCGGACTGAATACGGCGACGCACTCAACGTGTCCGTCCTCGCAGCCGGCCACCACGGTAGTCAGTCTAGTACTGGCGACGCGTTCCTCGATACGACCGCACCACAGATCGCCGTCATCTCCAGCGCGTACGACTCGCAGTACGGCCACCCCGACGAAGCCGTCCTTCAGCGCCTCGCCGAGCGGTCAATCCGCACGTACTGGACGGCGACTCACGGGAATATCCAGCTGCGAACGAACGGTTCGGCGCTCACGGTTGCCACCCAAGCTGTGGCCCCGACGTCACCGCTCGACCTTCGTGACGGCAGCCCGGTCGAGCCCGGGAATACTGACCCACTCGAAGACCGCACGATCGTCTCGACGACGGGCACGGTGACGACGCCCGTGGCAACTGACGGTGGATCGACGACGCCCACGGCAACAGAGACGCCTACAGCGACGACGACGCCGACCGCCACTGAGACACCGACAGCAACGGCCACGCCGACGGCTACTGAGAGTGGGACACTCGCGATCGCCGAGATTCACGAAGACGCTCAGGGAACCGAACGGGAGAACCTCAACGACGAGTACGTCGTCTTCGAGAACACGGGTGACGAGGCTCTCGATCTCTCCGGGTGGACGGTTGATGATGCAGCCGATCACACGTATACGTTCCCGAGCGGCTTCACACTCGATCCCGGTGCCCAGGTGACGCTGCACACCGGGAGCGGGACGGACTCGGCGACGGACCTCTACTGGGGTTCCGGAAGCCCGATCTGGAACAACGCCGGCGATACCGTCTTCGTCCACGATGACGAAGGCACGCCCGTACTCACGGAGGAATACTAA
- a CDS encoding MarR family winged helix-turn-helix transcriptional regulator — MPDAESISGFLQKRGALGILTLLSMEDGQRFSDLDDRLTISSSTLTRRLTEGRGLGLVVPGMTPEESSVSNEYRITTRGKRVARRMENQGLIHAVRTILDYQQNVENELPELLDWVDAHTEELARLDAQTPYQDPFGESVVDRGEEPEYDEEFMVKEDPGRVETWGSEPEDDEEDETD, encoded by the coding sequence ATGCCCGACGCTGAGTCGATTAGTGGGTTCCTTCAGAAACGCGGCGCACTCGGCATTCTCACGTTGCTCTCGATGGAAGATGGGCAGCGGTTCAGTGACTTAGACGACCGACTGACGATCAGTTCGTCAACGTTGACTCGGCGGCTCACTGAAGGGCGGGGGTTAGGGCTGGTTGTCCCGGGGATGACGCCGGAGGAGTCCAGTGTGAGCAACGAGTACCGGATTACGACGCGTGGGAAGCGTGTCGCGCGGCGAATGGAGAATCAGGGGCTCATCCATGCTGTGCGGACGATTCTTGATTATCAGCAGAATGTTGAGAATGAGTTGCCGGAGTTACTGGACTGGGTTGACGCGCATACGGAGGAGTTAGCCCGGCTGGATGCCCAGACGCCGTATCAAGACCCGTTTGGCGAGTCAGTTGTTGATCGTGGGGAGGAACCGGAGTATGACGAGGAATTCATGGTCAAGGAGGATCCCGGTCGCGTGGAAACGTGGGGGAGTGAACCCGAAGACGACGAGGAGGACGAGACGGACTAA
- a CDS encoding transposase codes for MTTPDSDDPSREEFLDAIEAETEDLCHIHDHITRIITNLDIREEWFRGYDDPDRAKFDLEPMVRLFLYKHARELNQSEVARRLRGAAYVYLRLGFDQPISQQIISHNKRNRFNAAERSLLKDAADVIRTVCGEHDVIQSNEPALEPEDVQHDQVSEAEIMDAVQRATDLGFSEFSADRASNATYPLEAYFERQGYLNMSRAGTTTASRRFARLSERKTVPHGSSHNRTMKKVAKPESQLTFDEFVTGQQTPEWKRIRDEVLEPFHAGVENILDELTDEDYAEAGFTEPVHAAIDITAWNFYASPFISEQDARTSDKTPIEVTIDGEEKLLDPDHPDLVSGLKDSDERGYKFATITIIAENTPIVLGVEPVRDQRKWEKEMGWDVERTSRADIVESLLEQASRHVDIHKVFLDRGFSSLETRDVIDQREQLYVLGKPARAKVDQDHIEDIQEHEAYDSRIVHGSQTFDGREHEMTYVYTPSKKDGDKYAVFTINEHVDHHRAEALLGQYSQRMEIENEYKTIKKHFLPTSASKDFRIRFLYFVIGSLLYNVWRMANFILRDAVDVDLGDHPPILAGELIELVAFCLFDPPD; via the coding sequence GTGACCACTCCTGACTCTGATGATCCGTCCCGTGAGGAATTCCTGGACGCCATCGAGGCGGAGACAGAGGACCTCTGCCACATCCACGACCATATCACGCGCATCATCACGAACCTCGACATCCGTGAGGAGTGGTTCAGGGGGTACGATGACCCTGATCGCGCGAAGTTCGACCTGGAACCGATGGTGCGGCTGTTCCTCTACAAGCACGCCCGCGAGTTGAATCAGTCCGAGGTCGCACGCCGGCTGCGCGGGGCTGCGTACGTGTATCTGCGTCTCGGTTTCGACCAGCCGATCTCCCAGCAGATCATCAGTCACAACAAGCGCAACCGCTTCAACGCGGCAGAACGCAGCCTCTTGAAGGACGCTGCGGACGTGATTCGGACCGTCTGTGGCGAACACGACGTCATCCAGTCGAATGAACCGGCGCTTGAACCGGAAGACGTCCAGCACGACCAAGTCAGTGAAGCCGAGATTATGGATGCAGTCCAGCGTGCGACTGACCTCGGGTTCAGTGAGTTCAGCGCGGATCGCGCCAGTAACGCGACGTACCCGCTGGAAGCGTACTTCGAGCGGCAAGGCTACCTGAACATGTCCCGTGCCGGGACGACGACCGCATCACGACGGTTCGCCCGACTCAGCGAACGGAAGACCGTCCCACACGGCTCCTCGCACAACCGCACGATGAAGAAGGTTGCCAAGCCGGAGTCCCAGCTCACGTTCGACGAATTCGTGACGGGCCAGCAGACGCCGGAATGGAAACGGATTCGGGACGAGGTCTTAGAGCCGTTCCACGCGGGCGTGGAGAACATCCTCGATGAGCTGACCGATGAGGACTACGCCGAGGCAGGCTTCACTGAGCCGGTGCATGCAGCGATTGACATCACGGCGTGGAACTTCTATGCGTCGCCGTTCATATCCGAGCAGGACGCGCGGACGTCCGACAAGACCCCTATCGAGGTGACAATCGATGGGGAGGAGAAACTGTTAGACCCTGATCATCCGGATTTGGTGTCTGGGCTCAAGGATAGCGATGAGCGCGGGTACAAGTTCGCCACGATCACGATTATCGCGGAGAACACGCCGATTGTCCTCGGTGTGGAACCAGTACGCGATCAGCGGAAGTGGGAGAAAGAGATGGGGTGGGACGTTGAGCGGACATCGCGTGCGGATATTGTGGAGAGTTTGTTGGAGCAGGCGTCCCGTCACGTGGACATTCACAAGGTGTTCCTCGACCGGGGGTTCAGTAGCCTCGAAACGCGTGATGTTATCGACCAGCGCGAGCAGTTGTATGTGCTTGGGAAACCGGCGCGGGCGAAGGTTGACCAAGACCACATCGAGGATATCCAGGAGCACGAGGCGTACGATAGTCGAATCGTGCATGGGTCGCAGACGTTCGATGGACGTGAGCACGAGATGACGTACGTGTACACGCCATCGAAGAAGGACGGCGACAAGTACGCGGTGTTCACGATCAACGAGCACGTGGACCATCACCGTGCGGAAGCGTTGCTCGGCCAGTACAGCCAGCGGATGGAGATCGAGAACGAATACAAGACTATCAAGAAGCACTTCCTGCCGACGTCGGCGTCGAAGGATTTCCGGATTCGGTTCCTGTACTTCGTGATTGGGTCGCTGCTGTACAACGTGTGGCGGATGGCGAACTTCATCCTCCGGGACGCGGTGGATGTTGATCTCGGTGACCACCCGCCGATTCTCGCAGGCGAACTGATCGAGTTGGTGGCGTTCTGCCTGTTCGACCCACCCGACTAG
- a CDS encoding FGGY-family carbohydrate kinase, translated as MDGQYLVGTDIGTNSTKTILVSPEGEVLGTGNAGYEVEQPEPSWAQQWPDVWVEATYDSIQQAIDDAEVDPADIRGISISSLYGGAGVPIDEDGEPVYPCLIWMDRRATDQVGWVKDNVDLDRLFEITGNYVDSYFGYTKILWLKENEPDVWEDIENFVPPNNYVEYVMTDELAVDYSSAGNVGGVFDLEALEWSEEACEMLGISTEKFPDRLVASDDIVGEVTAEAAEECGLEEGTPVIAGGVDAPMATLAAGAFERGDNVSMMGTSTCWGTVHDGDGLAKELVSFPHVANGEQKVYTFGGSATTGGLIEWFKEEFGGPEVEAGELADIDPFELLNMKAEDVSPGSEGLVALPYFKGERSPIWDPDSRGMFVGLTLYHEKEHLYRALMEAGGYSLRHNVEVAKNIGVPLNDETRVVGGVSNSELWMDILADVTGRRMEVPAGGVGAPLGDAYLVGVATGLFDDYDAITDWTETGEVYEPDAETHETYEEYYDIYKRLYENTKDEMHRLTEL; from the coding sequence ATGGACGGACAATACCTCGTGGGGACGGACATCGGGACGAACAGCACGAAGACGATCCTCGTCTCGCCGGAGGGCGAGGTGCTGGGCACGGGCAATGCCGGCTACGAAGTCGAACAGCCCGAACCCTCCTGGGCCCAGCAGTGGCCCGACGTCTGGGTCGAGGCGACCTACGACTCCATCCAGCAAGCCATCGACGACGCCGAGGTCGATCCCGCCGACATCCGGGGGATCAGCATCTCTAGCCTCTACGGCGGCGCGGGCGTTCCGATCGACGAGGACGGGGAGCCGGTCTACCCCTGTCTGATCTGGATGGACCGCCGCGCGACCGACCAGGTCGGGTGGGTCAAGGACAACGTCGACCTCGATCGACTCTTCGAGATCACCGGCAACTACGTCGATTCGTACTTCGGGTACACCAAGATCCTCTGGCTCAAGGAGAACGAACCCGATGTCTGGGAAGACATCGAGAACTTTGTCCCCCCGAACAATTACGTCGAGTACGTCATGACCGACGAGTTGGCCGTCGATTACTCCTCAGCCGGCAACGTCGGCGGTGTCTTCGACCTGGAGGCCCTAGAGTGGTCCGAGGAAGCCTGCGAGATGCTGGGGATTTCGACTGAAAAGTTCCCCGACCGGCTGGTCGCCTCCGACGACATCGTCGGCGAGGTGACCGCCGAGGCCGCGGAAGAGTGTGGTCTCGAGGAAGGGACGCCGGTGATCGCGGGCGGCGTCGACGCGCCGATGGCGACGCTGGCCGCGGGGGCTTTCGAACGTGGGGACAACGTGAGCATGATGGGGACTTCGACGTGCTGGGGGACCGTTCACGACGGCGACGGGCTCGCGAAGGAACTGGTCTCGTTCCCCCACGTAGCCAACGGCGAGCAAAAAGTCTACACCTTCGGCGGGTCGGCGACGACGGGCGGGCTCATCGAATGGTTCAAGGAAGAGTTCGGCGGCCCCGAGGTCGAGGCGGGCGAACTCGCCGACATCGACCCCTTCGAACTCCTGAACATGAAGGCAGAGGACGTGTCGCCGGGCTCGGAGGGGCTGGTCGCGCTGCCGTACTTCAAGGGCGAGCGCTCGCCGATCTGGGACCCCGATTCCCGCGGGATGTTCGTTGGCTTGACGCTATACCACGAGAAGGAGCACCTCTACCGGGCCTTGATGGAGGCAGGCGGGTACAGCCTCAGGCACAACGTCGAGGTCGCGAAGAACATCGGCGTGCCGCTGAACGACGAGACCCGCGTCGTCGGCGGCGTCTCGAACTCTGAGCTCTGGATGGACATCCTCGCGGACGTCACCGGCCGGCGAATGGAAGTCCCAGCCGGCGGCGTCGGCGCACCGCTGGGCGACGCCTACCTCGTCGGGGTCGCCACCGGACTGTTCGACGATTACGACGCCATCACCGACTGGACCGAGACCGGCGAGGTCTACGAGCCCGACGCCGAGACCCACGAGACCTACGAGGAGTACTACGACATCTACAAGCGCCTCTACGAGAACACGAAAGACGAGATGCACCGGCTGACGGAGCTATAG
- a CDS encoding DUF3006 domain-containing protein — MAADGTFTGVVDRFEADRAVVLLEADGETIDEIVLDKDRLPEDGRHVDAVLTIELEDGGIQEIAYEADETESRSERAQRRFDSLSQRPPTSEDDSGST; from the coding sequence ATGGCGGCTGATGGAACCTTCACCGGGGTCGTTGATCGATTCGAAGCGGACCGGGCCGTGGTGTTGCTCGAAGCCGACGGCGAGACGATCGACGAAATCGTCCTAGACAAAGACCGATTGCCCGAAGACGGACGCCACGTCGATGCCGTGCTGACTATCGAACTTGAGGACGGTGGGATACAGGAGATCGCCTACGAAGCAGACGAGACAGAGAGCCGTTCGGAGCGGGCCCAGCGTCGATTCGATTCGCTGTCACAACGGCCACCCACCAGTGAAGACGACTCGGGCTCGACGTGA
- a CDS encoding IS110 family RNA-guided transposase, translating into MSTTTDHYLGIDVHKTDAYVAVMDEEGELVEEVRVANADLDELAQKYEGSEAALEAGSNHFTIYDELEQYVDVTLANPAKADWLATQRQKSDRKDAKNLARYLRLNDVPESYVPPEEYRRYRALARGRKKFVDKRNDFKNEVNSLLDRNGITYDGSLWTDEGREFLDELTLGEPSQLLLEQWLEAIDEFTEKITEIQAKIEEVAVDVEEVDLLMTVPGIASYSGLMIHSEIGEVERFDRAAEVVSYAGLDPVIRESGDSRREGAISKEGNGNLRWILVQCANVAVHNVKDPYLSQFYWRLRNKRNKPHKVAIVATARKLLVALFNMLRKNEPYDPPEVSA; encoded by the coding sequence ATGTCCACGACAACGGATCACTACCTGGGCATCGATGTCCACAAAACAGACGCCTACGTCGCTGTTATGGACGAGGAAGGCGAACTCGTCGAAGAGGTCCGCGTCGCCAACGCGGACCTCGACGAACTTGCACAGAAGTACGAAGGGAGCGAAGCGGCGCTCGAAGCGGGAAGCAACCATTTCACCATCTACGACGAGTTGGAACAGTACGTTGATGTGACGCTCGCCAATCCGGCCAAGGCCGATTGGCTCGCTACTCAGCGCCAGAAGAGTGACCGGAAGGATGCAAAGAATCTGGCACGGTATCTCCGGTTGAACGACGTGCCAGAGAGCTACGTCCCACCCGAAGAGTATCGGCGCTACCGCGCGCTTGCGCGCGGTCGCAAGAAGTTCGTTGACAAACGCAACGACTTCAAGAACGAGGTGAACTCGTTGCTCGACCGGAACGGAATCACGTACGATGGATCGTTGTGGACGGATGAAGGGCGTGAGTTCTTGGACGAACTCACGCTTGGAGAGCCGTCACAGCTGTTGTTGGAGCAGTGGTTAGAAGCGATTGATGAGTTCACGGAGAAGATTACTGAGATTCAAGCGAAGATTGAGGAAGTGGCGGTAGATGTTGAAGAAGTAGATTTGCTGATGACAGTTCCGGGAATTGCGTCGTATTCCGGTTTGATGATTCACAGCGAGATCGGCGAGGTAGAGCGGTTTGATCGTGCCGCCGAGGTAGTGAGTTACGCCGGATTAGATCCTGTAATCCGCGAGTCTGGCGACTCGCGGAGAGAAGGAGCAATCAGCAAGGAAGGCAACGGAAACTTACGCTGGATCCTCGTCCAATGTGCGAATGTTGCTGTACACAACGTGAAGGATCCGTACCTGAGTCAGTTCTACTGGCGGTTACGGAACAAGCGAAACAAACCGCACAAGGTAGCGATCGTGGCAACAGCGCGGAAGCTGTTAGTGGCGTTGTTCAACATGCTCAGGAAAAACGAACCATATGACCCACCGGAGGTGAGCGCCTGA
- a CDS encoding class II aldolase/adducin family protein has product MTLASLRETVYETLMALPENDLVRGTSGNVSGREGDRVVIKPSGVDYDELSPENLVVVNMNGEVVEGDLKPSVDTGAHLHIYRENEELGGIIHTHSTYATAFAAAGRELPVYVTELADTFGESIPVSDYVPPGTEAIGEEFAKHTGEGKFQGLLMKNHGLFAAGKEPGDALKAALHIEHSAKISSIAEDLGTPEEIPDEEAQRLNQEYLEGYGQE; this is encoded by the coding sequence ATGACACTGGCAAGTCTACGAGAGACGGTCTACGAGACGCTGATGGCACTGCCGGAAAACGACCTCGTCAGAGGCACCAGCGGCAACGTCAGCGGTCGCGAGGGCGATCGCGTCGTGATCAAGCCCAGTGGCGTCGATTACGACGAACTCTCGCCGGAGAATCTCGTCGTCGTCAACATGAACGGCGAGGTGGTCGAAGGCGATCTCAAGCCCTCGGTCGACACGGGCGCACACCTCCACATCTACCGGGAGAACGAGGAACTCGGCGGGATCATCCACACCCACTCGACGTACGCGACGGCCTTTGCGGCCGCCGGCCGGGAACTCCCCGTCTACGTGACGGAACTCGCCGACACCTTCGGTGAGTCGATCCCCGTCTCTGACTACGTCCCGCCGGGGACCGAGGCCATCGGCGAGGAGTTCGCCAAGCACACGGGCGAGGGGAAGTTCCAGGGCCTGCTCATGAAGAACCACGGCCTGTTCGCCGCCGGCAAGGAACCCGGGGACGCGCTGAAGGCCGCACTCCACATCGAACACAGCGCGAAGATCTCCTCGATCGCCGAGGACCTGGGCACGCCCGAGGAGATCCCCGACGAGGAAGCACAACGCCTCAACCAGGAGTATCTCGAGGGCTACGGCCAGGAGTGA